Proteins found in one Thermaerobacter subterraneus DSM 13965 genomic segment:
- the rsmA gene encoding 16S rRNA (adenine(1518)-N(6)/adenine(1519)-N(6))-dimethyltransferase RsmA, whose product MAGSSGMQGQERGPGAHRATHRSELRRWLERYGVRPSRRLGQNFLVDDNWAERIVAAVEPGPDDLVIEVGPGLGALTERLAQRAGRVRAVEVDRRLAAALRERLGHLPNLELVEGDILAVDLDRLASRQDPAGGPVKLASNLPYAITSPFLVRWLEAPIRWERAVLTLQAEVVDRLVAAPGSAAYGALTVFVAYHARVERLGTVPAGAFWPRPEVDSAVVRLWPHLRPPVAVADPEALFALVRAAFSQRRKRLANALAAHPAVERVQAEAACRAAGIDPGARPENVDLEGFARLANQLFPPGRPPLPGGGPSLDIMNNEH is encoded by the coding sequence GTGGCAGGTTCGTCCGGCATGCAGGGCCAGGAAAGGGGGCCCGGGGCCCACAGGGCCACCCACCGGTCCGAGCTGCGCCGGTGGCTCGAACGGTACGGCGTGCGGCCCAGCCGGCGGCTGGGACAGAACTTCCTGGTCGACGACAACTGGGCGGAACGGATCGTCGCCGCGGTGGAACCCGGCCCGGACGATCTGGTGATCGAGGTGGGACCGGGCCTGGGCGCCCTGACGGAGCGCCTGGCGCAGCGGGCCGGCCGGGTGCGGGCGGTGGAGGTCGACCGCCGGCTGGCCGCGGCCCTGCGGGAGCGGCTGGGGCACCTGCCGAACCTGGAGCTGGTGGAGGGGGACATCCTGGCCGTCGACCTGGACCGCCTGGCGTCGCGCCAAGACCCGGCGGGGGGGCCGGTCAAGCTGGCCAGCAACCTTCCCTACGCCATCACGTCGCCTTTCCTGGTGCGCTGGCTTGAAGCTCCCATCCGGTGGGAGCGGGCCGTGCTCACCTTGCAGGCGGAGGTGGTCGACCGGCTGGTGGCTGCGCCGGGCTCCGCGGCCTACGGCGCGCTGACGGTCTTCGTCGCCTACCATGCCCGGGTGGAGCGGCTGGGCACCGTGCCGGCGGGTGCCTTCTGGCCCCGGCCGGAGGTGGACTCGGCGGTGGTGCGCCTGTGGCCCCACCTGCGCCCGCCGGTGGCGGTGGCCGACCCGGAGGCCCTGTTCGCGCTGGTGCGGGCGGCCTTCAGCCAACGCCGCAAGCGCCTGGCCAACGCCCTGGCGGCCCATCCGGCGGTGGAGCGGGTGCAGGCCGAGGCGGCGTGCCGGGCGGCCGGGATCGACCCGGGAGCCCGGCCCGAGAACGTCGATCTGGAAGGGTTTGCGCGCCTGGCCAATCAGTTGTTCCCCCCAGGGCGACCGCCCCTGCCCGGCGGCGGGCCGTCCTTGGATATAATGAATAACGAGCACTGA
- a CDS encoding TatD family hydrolase has product MRPGAGAQATGLGPLALVDTHCHLDFPDFDRDRDQVVAAARAAGVVAMITIGIDLESSRRAVALAEGYQDVYAAVGIHPYSAGECTAAALAELRRLAAHPRVVAIGEIGLDYHRGRAGEAQQKKAFLAQLELAADLGLPVIIHQRDAVDDLWDLLAAPGRPQVEGVLHCFSAGPDWAARWAAAGWFIGLDGPVTFKNGEDARATARAVPLERLLVETDAPFLAPHPHRGRRNQPAWVRLVAERIAAERGLPLDRLAAQTTANAARLFRLALPPVAPSGPPRGEEAGRPAGGEGL; this is encoded by the coding sequence GTGAGGCCCGGAGCGGGGGCGCAGGCCACCGGGCTGGGCCCGCTGGCCCTCGTGGATACCCACTGCCACCTGGACTTCCCCGACTTCGACCGGGACCGGGACCAGGTGGTGGCCGCCGCCCGGGCGGCCGGGGTGGTGGCCATGATCACCATCGGCATCGACCTGGAAAGCTCCCGCCGGGCCGTGGCCCTGGCCGAGGGGTATCAGGACGTCTACGCCGCGGTGGGCATCCATCCCTACAGCGCCGGGGAGTGCACCGCCGCGGCCCTGGCCGAGCTGCGCCGCCTGGCCGCCCACCCGCGGGTGGTGGCCATCGGGGAGATCGGGCTCGACTACCACCGCGGCCGCGCGGGGGAAGCCCAGCAGAAGAAGGCTTTCCTGGCCCAGCTGGAGCTGGCGGCGGATTTGGGGTTGCCGGTGATCATCCACCAGCGGGACGCGGTGGACGACCTCTGGGACCTGCTGGCGGCGCCGGGCCGGCCGCAGGTGGAAGGCGTGCTGCACTGCTTCAGCGCCGGTCCCGACTGGGCCGCCCGCTGGGCCGCGGCGGGCTGGTTCATCGGGCTGGACGGGCCGGTGACCTTCAAGAACGGCGAGGACGCTCGAGCCACCGCCAGGGCGGTGCCCCTGGAACGGCTGCTGGTGGAGACGGACGCGCCCTTCCTGGCGCCCCATCCCCACCGGGGCCGGCGGAACCAGCCGGCCTGGGTGCGGCTGGTGGCCGAGCGGATTGCCGCCGAGCGCGGGCTTCCCCTGGACCGGCTGGCCGCCCAGACCACGGCCAACGCGGCCCGGCTCTTCCGGCTCGCCCTTCCCCCGGTGGCCCCGTCGGGGCCGCCCCGGGGGGAGGAAGCCGGCCGCCCGGCGGGGGGCGAAGGCCTCTAG
- the metG gene encoding methionine--tRNA ligase, whose product MAGSSATQFPAQEPAGSQAGRGRGRFYITTPIYYPNDRLHIGHTYTTVAADALARYHRLRGDETWLLTGTDEHGQKIERAARQAGKEPLEYIDPIVEATRQLWQRLHISYDDFIRTTEPRHKARVQQIFQRLYDKGDIYKGVYEGLYCTACEAYYTEAELLDGGRCPVHETPVERLQEESYFFRLSRYAEPLLEHIERHPGFIQPPSRRNEVIAFIRQGLQDLSVSRTSFRWGIPVPFDPDHVIYVWIDALANYITALGWPDGELYRRFWPADVHLIGKDILRFHAIIWPALLMALGEPLPRCVYGHGWLLIDGGKIGKSRAGGQVIDPVQLIEKYGVDPVRYFLLREVPFGDDGSYSEEALVRRLNTDLANDLGNLAWRTTGMIQRFLDGRIPRPPAGASDGVLAAAARETAARVEQALDRFDLPAALQAIWDLIGRANKYIDEQAPWALRREGRQDRLEAVLYDVAETARVVGVLLSPFLVETPARLWTQLGLGPDYRPAGWQQGLEWGQLPAGARVVRDQPLFPRIELDEPAAREAGDGVTAAPAGPAVAAAAGTKPTPQAGTAAAAGPAGAGGGAAPAGQVTIEEFGRIELRTARVIHAEKHPRADRLLRLEVDLGGERRQIVAGIAAHYRPEELVGKTIVVVANLKPAVIRGVESQGMVLAAEDGQGLALLTTDRPIGEGSRIR is encoded by the coding sequence ATGGCAGGTTCGTCGGCAACGCAGTTCCCGGCACAGGAGCCGGCCGGGTCGCAGGCCGGCCGCGGCCGGGGCCGGTTCTACATCACCACCCCGATCTACTACCCCAACGACCGGTTGCACATCGGGCACACCTACACCACGGTGGCCGCCGATGCCCTGGCCCGTTACCACCGGCTGCGGGGCGATGAGACCTGGTTGCTCACCGGAACCGACGAGCACGGCCAGAAGATCGAGCGGGCGGCACGCCAGGCGGGCAAGGAGCCCCTGGAGTACATCGATCCCATCGTGGAGGCGACCCGGCAGCTCTGGCAGAGGCTGCACATCAGCTACGACGATTTCATTCGCACCACCGAGCCGCGGCACAAGGCGCGGGTGCAGCAGATCTTCCAGCGCCTGTATGACAAGGGGGATATCTACAAGGGGGTCTACGAAGGCCTCTACTGCACGGCCTGCGAGGCCTACTACACCGAGGCGGAGCTGCTGGACGGGGGGCGTTGCCCGGTCCACGAGACGCCGGTGGAGCGGCTGCAGGAGGAAAGCTACTTCTTCCGGCTTTCCCGGTACGCCGAGCCCCTGCTGGAGCACATCGAGCGGCACCCCGGGTTCATCCAGCCGCCCAGCCGGCGGAACGAGGTGATCGCCTTCATCCGCCAGGGGCTGCAGGACCTCTCGGTGTCCCGCACCTCCTTCCGCTGGGGCATCCCCGTGCCCTTCGACCCGGACCACGTGATCTACGTCTGGATCGACGCCCTGGCCAACTACATCACCGCCCTGGGCTGGCCCGACGGCGAGCTCTACCGACGCTTCTGGCCGGCGGACGTCCACCTGATCGGCAAGGACATCCTGCGCTTCCATGCCATCATCTGGCCCGCCCTGCTGATGGCCCTGGGCGAGCCCCTGCCCCGCTGCGTGTACGGCCACGGCTGGCTGCTGATCGACGGCGGCAAGATCGGCAAGTCGCGGGCGGGCGGCCAGGTGATCGACCCGGTGCAGCTGATCGAGAAATACGGCGTCGACCCGGTGCGCTACTTCCTCCTGCGGGAGGTGCCCTTCGGCGACGACGGCAGCTACAGCGAAGAGGCCCTGGTGCGGCGGCTCAACACCGACCTGGCCAACGACCTGGGCAACCTGGCCTGGCGGACCACGGGGATGATCCAGCGCTTCCTGGACGGTCGCATCCCGCGGCCGCCCGCCGGGGCCAGCGACGGCGTGCTGGCGGCGGCGGCCCGGGAAACGGCAGCGCGGGTGGAACAGGCCCTGGACCGGTTCGACCTGCCGGCGGCCCTGCAGGCCATCTGGGACCTGATCGGCCGGGCCAACAAGTACATCGACGAACAGGCACCCTGGGCGCTGCGCCGGGAGGGCCGGCAGGACCGGCTGGAGGCCGTTCTTTACGACGTGGCCGAGACGGCGCGGGTGGTCGGGGTGCTGCTCTCGCCCTTCCTGGTGGAGACGCCGGCCCGGCTCTGGACCCAGCTGGGCCTGGGGCCGGACTACCGGCCGGCAGGCTGGCAGCAGGGCCTGGAATGGGGGCAGTTGCCGGCGGGGGCGCGGGTGGTCCGCGACCAGCCCCTGTTCCCGCGCATCGAGCTGGACGAACCGGCGGCCCGGGAGGCCGGCGATGGGGTGACGGCAGCGCCGGCGGGCCCTGCGGTGGCGGCGGCTGCCGGGACCAAGCCCACGCCCCAGGCCGGGACGGCGGCAGCGGCCGGTCCGGCCGGTGCCGGCGGCGGCGCCGCCCCGGCCGGCCAGGTGACCATTGAAGAGTTCGGGCGGATCGAGTTGCGCACGGCTCGGGTGATCCACGCCGAGAAGCACCCGCGGGCCGACCGGCTCCTGCGCCTGGAGGTCGACCTGGGCGGGGAACGCCGCCAGATCGTGGCGGGGATCGCTGCCCATTACCGGCCGGAGGAACTGGTGGGGAAGACCATCGTGGTGGTGGCGAACCTCAAGCCCGCCGTGATCCGCGGCGTGGAATCCCAGGGCATGGTCCTGGCGGCGGAGGACGGCCAGGGGCTGGCCCTGCTCACCACCGACCGTCCCATCGGGGAAGGGAGCCGGATCCGGTGA
- a CDS encoding AbrB/MazE/SpoVT family DNA-binding domain-containing protein: MKSTGIVRKVDELGRVVIPIELRRTLDIQEKDSLEIYVDGDKIILRKYEPACIFCGNAYNVENFKGKNVCKSCMAIMATRAS, translated from the coding sequence ATGAAGTCTACGGGTATTGTCCGCAAGGTGGACGAACTGGGCCGCGTGGTGATCCCCATCGAGCTGCGGAGGACCCTGGACATCCAGGAGAAGGACTCGCTGGAGATCTACGTTGACGGCGACAAGATCATCCTGCGCAAGTACGAGCCCGCCTGCATCTTCTGCGGGAACGCCTACAACGTCGAGAACTTCAAGGGGAAGAACGTCTGCAAGAGCTGCATGGCCATCATGGCCACCCGGGCGAGCTGA